A genome region from Aurantiacibacter sp. MUD61 includes the following:
- a CDS encoding phytoene/squalene synthase family protein — MGGGRPRAALVRRARESIRQGSKSFSVASMLFDRDTRERAHLLYAWCRRCDDIADGQDHGGELKLDEASARDRVEAIRILTHRALDGQPTADVAFDALGLVAAETGLTREMCDDVIEGFMLDAEGWRPRTEADLMRYCFHVAGAVGVMMARVMGVPADETETLDRACDLGLAFQLNNIARDIWEDDAAGRCYIPEEWLVEMDIPPGQHMKPQYREQLVTLARRMTDMAARHDAAARVGAMRLRFRQRWAILSAANIYGEIGREVSARKGAAWDSRVYTTLPVKLGLVGAALKEAISGSYPPDEMPKWTRGELMMLARMDGPIPDAAMEPLPDEDIRRLED; from the coding sequence GTGGGCGGCGGCAGGCCGCGCGCGGCTTTGGTGCGGCGGGCGCGCGAAAGCATCAGGCAGGGATCGAAAAGCTTTTCTGTCGCCTCCATGCTGTTCGACAGGGACACGCGTGAGCGGGCGCATCTGCTCTACGCCTGGTGTCGCCGCTGCGATGATATTGCCGATGGGCAGGATCATGGCGGCGAGCTGAAACTTGACGAGGCTTCCGCGAGAGACCGGGTGGAAGCGATCCGTATCCTCACCCACCGCGCGCTCGATGGTCAGCCGACCGCCGATGTCGCTTTCGATGCGCTCGGCCTTGTGGCTGCCGAAACCGGCCTCACCCGCGAAATGTGCGACGATGTGATCGAAGGCTTCATGCTCGATGCCGAAGGCTGGCGACCGCGCACCGAAGCCGATCTGATGCGCTATTGCTTCCACGTCGCGGGGGCTGTCGGCGTTATGATGGCCCGCGTCATGGGAGTGCCGGCCGATGAGACGGAGACGCTGGACCGCGCCTGCGACCTCGGCCTTGCATTCCAGCTCAACAATATTGCGCGCGATATCTGGGAAGATGACGCGGCGGGCCGCTGCTACATTCCTGAGGAATGGCTGGTGGAAATGGATATTCCCCCTGGCCAGCACATGAAGCCGCAATATCGCGAGCAGCTGGTGACCCTGGCCCGACGGATGACGGACATGGCCGCACGGCACGATGCCGCAGCCCGTGTCGGCGCGATGCGGCTGCGTTTCCGCCAGCGCTGGGCCATTCTTTCAGCCGCCAATATCTATGGCGAGATTGGCCGCGAAGTCTCCGCGCGCAAAGGCGCTGCGTGGGACAGCCGTGTCTACACGACGCTTCCGGTCAAGCTGGGGCTGGTTGGCGCCGCTCTTAAGGAGGCGATCTCCGGCTCCTACCCGCCCGACGAAATGCCCAAATGGACACGCGGCGAACTGATGATGTTGGCGCGCATGGACGGGCCCATTCCCGATGCGGCGATGGAACCGCTGCCGGACGAGGACATTCGCCGCTTGGAGGACTAG
- a CDS encoding TIGR00730 family Rossman fold protein → MNRIAVYCGSATPEDPRYMELAADVGRTLAKRGIGVVYGGGKAGLMGAVAYAALEEGGEVIGIIPQALKDMEVANLDCTELHVVDTMHQRKQYFTDLSDGFVTLPGGVGTMDELWEAISWAQLGYHQSPVGLLNAFGFYDGLVEFNAHMAKVGFVRPMHQGIMQVSDTLEGLLAKMEAYEPIKTIVQMKVDDL, encoded by the coding sequence ATGAACCGCATCGCCGTCTACTGCGGCTCCGCCACGCCCGAAGATCCACGCTATATGGAGCTCGCCGCGGACGTCGGCCGCACGCTCGCCAAGCGCGGGATCGGCGTTGTTTATGGCGGCGGCAAAGCGGGCCTGATGGGAGCTGTCGCCTATGCCGCGCTGGAGGAAGGCGGGGAAGTGATCGGCATCATCCCGCAGGCCTTGAAGGACATGGAAGTCGCCAATCTCGACTGCACCGAGCTACACGTCGTGGACACGATGCACCAGCGCAAGCAGTACTTCACCGATCTGTCGGATGGGTTCGTCACCCTGCCCGGCGGTGTCGGCACGATGGACGAGCTGTGGGAAGCGATCAGCTGGGCACAGCTGGGCTATCACCAGAGCCCAGTCGGTCTCCTCAACGCATTCGGCTTTTACGATGGCCTGGTCGAATTCAATGCGCATATGGCGAAGGTTGGCTTTGTACGGCCGATGCATCAGGGCATTATGCAGGTGTCCGACACGCTCGAAGGATTGCTCGCCAAGATGGAAGCCTATGAACCGATCAAAACCATTGTGCAGATGAAAGTCGACGATCTGTGA